The Thunnus maccoyii chromosome 9, fThuMac1.1, whole genome shotgun sequence genome includes a region encoding these proteins:
- the LOC121904433 gene encoding potassium voltage-gated channel subfamily V member 2-like, producing MESTSKVAKLWNRRQSLFPNYKVADSDINRRPSEIVYPLAKESCVKTWNSMQDLSRDIYDIYAEYENEEDDTVLYSFSKPISPSKKNYMININVGGKSYQIAYKTAAKYPKTRIGRLATYTDHNMKLDLCDDYTVTNNEYFFDRDPDVFHSIFNFYRTGVLWIKDELCPRNFLEEINYWGVRIKNTHRCCRISFEERQDELNDQLKIQRELEAEVEIEENEELFQDMFMGKKRRAIWNFMEKPFSSVKAKLMAVASSLFVLISLVAMTLNTVEEMQYRTATGQLSGKTYWEYVESMCIAFFTMEYLLRLVSTPDLKAFSRSVLNTVDLIAILPQFLQAILEFFDSEENYMKHEADIKAVGQVGKLGQVLRIMRLMRIFRILKLARHSTGLRAFGFTLRQCYQQVGCLFLFIAMGIFSFSAMVYTVEHDMPQTNFTSIPHAWWWAAVSISTVGYGDVYPETILGRLFAFICIAFGIILNGLPISILFNKFSDYYSKLKSNQYTASSQKRGKVRFAKRTAKRFNHCFGNGHCH from the exons ATGGAGAGCACCAGCAAGGTGGCCAAATTGTGGAACAGGAGACAGAGTCTCTTTCCCAACTACAAAGTTGCAGACTCAGACATTAATCGAAGACCCTCGGAGATTGTTTATCCATTAGCCAAGGAGAGCTGCGTGAAGACATGGAACTCCATGCAGGATCTGAGCAGGGACATTTACGACATCTATGCTGAGTATGAGAATGAAGAGGATGACACTGTTCTGTACAGCTTCTCCAAGCCGATTTCACCATCCAAGAAGAACTATATGATCAACATCAATGTAGGTGGAAAGTCCTACCAGATAGCCTACAAGACGGCTGCCAAGTACCCCAAGACCAGAATAGGACGACTGGCCACCTACACAGACCACAACATGAAGCTGGACCTATGTGATGACTACACTGTGACCAACAATGAGTACTTTTTCGACAGGGACCCCGATGTCTTCCACAGCATCTTCAACTTCTACAGGACTGGTGTGCTGTGGATCAAAGACGAGTTGTGCCCCCGCAACTTCCTGGAGGAGATCAACTACTGGGGCGTGAGGATCAAGAACACCCACCGCTGCTGCCGCATCTCCTTCGAGGAGAGGCAGGATGAGCTCAACGACCAGCTGAAGATCCAGAGGGAGCTGGAAGCCGAGGTGGAGATTGAGGAGAATGAGGAGCTCTTCCAAGACATGTTCATGGGCAAAAAGCGTCGAGCTATCTGGAACTTCATGGAGAAGCCTTTTTCGTCTGTCAAGGCCAAGCTGATGGCGGTGGCTTCCAGTCTGTTTGTCCTGATCTCCCTGGTGGCCATGACTCTCAACACAGTGGAAGAGATGCAGTACAGAACTGCCACAGGCCAGCTCAGTGGCAAGACGTACTGGGAATATGTGGAGTCCATGTGCATCGCCTTTTTCACCATGGAGTACCTGCTGCGTCTGGTGTCTACTCCTGACCTCAAAGCCTTCAGCAGGAGCGTGCTTAACACTGTGGACCTAATTGCCATCCTGCCTCAGTTCCTCCAGGCCATCCTGGAGTTCtttgacagtgaggaaaactaCATGAAGCATGAGGCCGACATAAAGGCGGTGGGACAGGTGGGAAAGCTGGGGCAAGTGTTGCGTATCATGAGACTGATGCGAATCTTTCGTATCTTGAAGCTGGCACGACACTCCACAGGCCTGCGGGCGTTTGGCTTCACTCTGCGTCAGTGCTATCAGCAAGTGGGctgcctcttcctcttcattgCCATGGGTATCTTCAGCTTCTCTGCCATGGTTTACACTGTGGAGCATGACATGCCGCAGACAAACTTCACCAGCATCCCTCATGCATGGTGGTGGGCTGCT GTCAGCATCTCCACTGTCGGCTACGGAGATGTCTACCCAGAGACCATCCTGGGTCGTCTCTTCGCTTTCATCTGCATCGCTTTTGGAATCATCCTCAATGGTCTGCCCATATCCATCCTCTTCAACAAGTTCTCAGACTACTACTCTAAACTCAAGTCCAATCAGTACACAGCCTCCTCGCAGAAACGAGGGAAAGTGAGGTTTGCCAAGAGGACGGCGAAAAGGTTCAACCACTGCTTTGGAAACGGCCACTGTCATTGA